CCGAGCGCGACTTCGATTACTTCATGTAAAGGGACTGCTGACCGTGGACCAACCGACCCGCGAGCTGCTGGCGCCGGAAGCGGCCCCGAAGGCGCTTGCCTGGGCCGACGACCCGCTGTGGTACAAGGATGCCGTGATCTACGAGCTCCACGTGAAGGCGTTCTTCGACTCCAACAACGACGGGATCGGCGACTTCAAGGGGCTCACCGCGAAGCTCGATTACGTGCAGGAGCTGGGGGTCAACACGCTGTGGCTCTTGCCCTTCTACCCCTCGCCGCTCAAGGACGACGGCTACGACATCTCCGACTACCACAACGTCCATCCCGACTACGGCACGCGCAACGATTTCCGGACCTTTATGCGGGAGGCCCACCGGCGTGGCCTGAAAGTCATCACCGAACTGGTGATCAACCACACCTCGGATCAGCATCCGTGGTTCCAGGCGGCGCGGCGCGCCCCGCCCGGCTCGCCCAAGCGCAACTACTATGTCTGGAGCGACACCGCCAAGAAGTACGCGGGAACGCGGATCATTTTCACCGACACGGAAGTGTCCAACTGGGCCTGGGACGACGTGGCCAAGGCGTACTACTGGCATCGCTTCTTCAGCCACCAGCCGGACCTGAATTTCGACAATCCACGGGTGCTCAAGGCGGTCATCCGCGTGATGCGCTTCTGGATGGACATGGGGGTGGACGGCATGCGCCTGGACGCCATTCCCTACCTGATCGAGCGGGAAGGCACCAACAACGAGAACTTGCCCGAGACCCACGCGGTGATCAAGAAGATCCGCGCCGAGATCGACGCCCACTACAAGAACAAGATGCTGCTCGCGGAAGCCAACCAGTGGCCCGAGGACGTGCGCGAGTACTTCGGCGACGGCGACGAGTGCCACATGGCCTACCATTTTCCCCTCATGCCGCGCCTGTTCATGGCGATCGCCCAGGAAGACCGTCACCCGGTGATCGAGATCATGCGGCAGACACCCGACATCCCGGACAACTGCCAATGGGCCATCTTTCTGCGGAACCACGACGAGCTCACCTTGGAAATGGTGACCGACAAGGAGCGGGATTACATGTACCGGATGTACGCCGCCGATCCGCGCATGAGGGTGAACGTGGGCATCCGGCGGCGCCTGGCGCCTCTCATGGACAACGACCGGCGCAAGATCGAGCTCATGACCTGCCTGCTCATGACCCTGCGGGGGTCACCCATCCTCTACTACGGCGACGAGATCGGCATGGGCGACAACATCTACCTGGGAGACCGCAACAGCGTACGTACCCCCATGCAGTGGAGCATGGACCGCAACGGAGGCTTTTCCCGCTGCGATCCGCAGCGCCTGTACCTGCCGCCCATCATGGACCCGGTGTACGGTTACCAGGCAGTCAACGTGGAGGCCCAAGCGAGGAACCCCAGCTCGCTCCTCAACTGGATGCGGCGCTTGATCCAGGTGCGCAACAGCCACCGGGCGTTCGGCCGCGGCACGCTGACGTTCCTCGAGCCCGGCAACCGCAAGATCCTGGCGTACTTGCGGGAATATGAGGGCGAGGTCATCCTCTGCGTCGCCAACCTGTCGCGCACGCCCCAGGCGGTGGAGCTGGATCTCAGCCGTTTCGCCGGGCGGGTACCGGTGGAGCTGACAGGCAACGTCTCTTTTCCACCGATCGGCCCGCTTCCCTACCTGTTGACGCTCCCCGCCTACGGCTACTATGGCTTTGTGCTGTCGCACGATGCGCCCGTACCCGAATGGCATGAGGAGAAGCTGCCCCATCGGGAGCTGCCGGTGCTGGTGTTGCTGGAAGGCTTCCGAACTTTCTTCCAGATCAAGGGAGGAGCGAAAGACATCAAGCGCTTGATCGCCTCTCGCACCCGGGAGCAGCTGCAAAGGGAGGTACTGCTGCCTTACCTGTCCACCAAGCGCTGGTTCGCGGCCAAGGGACATCCGGTCAAGCGCATCGAAATGGTGGACGAAGGCGAGTGGACCACCGCCGAAGGAAGCTGGCTGCTGGCATTCCTGGAAGTGGAGTGCGAGGACATCCCGATCCAGACCTACTTCCTGCCGCTTGCCGTGGCGTGGGAGGAAAAAGGCGAGGATCCCATCCATAAGTTCGGCGCCTGGACGCTGGCCAAAGTGCGCCAGAAAGAAAAGATGGGGATCCTGTTCGGCGCTTTCGGGGATCCCCACTTCTGCCGGGCGCTGGCGCGGGCCATGGGCACCAACAGTGAAGTGCCGTTTGCCCGCGGCCGGCTCAAGTTCACCAGCACCCGCGCCTACCCGGCCATCGCCTCGGCCATTGACGAGCCCGTGTACCAGCCCGCGCTCGACCAGAGCCACACCGGGGTGTTCTTCGGCGACAAGCTGTACCTCAAGGGATATCGGCGACTCTCGGAAGGGACCAGCCCCGAGCTGGAAATCGGACGGTTTTTGACCGAGGTTTCCCCGTTTCCCCATATCGCGCCAGTCCTCGGGGCAGTAGAGTACGTGCGCAGCGACGGCACCCCCATCACGCTGGCGCTGCTGCAGCAGTACGTGGAAAACCAGGGCAATGCCTGGGCCTTCACCGTGGATTACCTGGAGCGGTTGACCCAGACCCTGTTCGCCGGTACCGAGCCGCCGTTGACCGAGCCTCGAATCGAGAACCCTCACGGCTATTACCTGACGCTGGCGCAAACCCTCGGCCAGCGTGTCGGCGAGCTGCACCAGGCGTTTGCCCGCGTCACGGGCGAGCCGGCCTTCGATCCAGAGCCCGCGACTCTGGAAGACTACCGGCGCTGGATTGAACGGGTGCACGGCGATGTGGTGCGCACGCTGAACGCCCTGGAGGAGCGACGGCTCCAGCTGCCGGAGGCCGTGCGGCCGTCGGTGGAAGCGCTGCTCGGGCGCCGGCTTGCCATGATCGACTGGCTGAGCAACCTCTCGTTCGAGGGACTGTCGCTGTCCAAGACCCGCTACCACGGCGACCTGCACCTGGGGCAGGTGCTGCTCAAGCAGCACGATTTCGTCATCATCGATTTCGAGGGCGAGCCGGGCCGGCCGCTTGCCGAGCGCCGGGCAAAGCACTCGCCCATGCGCGACGTGGCAGGAATGCTGCGCTCGTTCAACTACGCCACGGCCGCCACCCTCGTTCGCCAGACGGGACAACCCGAAGAGAAGCGCCAGGCCATCGAGGCTGCCCTCGGTGAATGGGAGCGCCAGGCCGTGGAGGCGTTCCTCTCCGGCTACCGCCACGCCACGCAAGGCTGCCCGTCGGTGCCGTCGGAGACCGGCTACTGGCAGCGGTTGTTGGAACTGTTCGTGCTCGAGAAAGCGCTATACGAGCTGCGCTACGAAATGGACAACCGGCCCGACTGGGTCGGCATTCCGGTGCGGGGCTTGTTGGCGCTTCCCCTCTCCCGAGACGGGTGACCCCATGGCAGGGCAGAAGATCCTGGCGATGGTGATGGCGGGGGGCGAAGGCACCCGCCTCTATCCCCTCACCGCGGAGCGGTCCAAGCCGGCCGTGCCCTTCGGCGGCCGGTATCGCATCGTCGATTTCGTGCTCTCCAACCTCATCAACTCGGAAATCCATTCGATCTACGTGCTGGTGCAGTACAAGTCCCAGTCCCTGATCGAGCACATTCATCGGGGTTGGGTGCTCTCGCCCATCATTCCGGGCCAGTTCATCTCCATCGTGCCGCCCCAGATGCGGGAGGGTCCCGAGTGGTTCCTGGGCACGGCGGACGCCGTCTACCAGAACCTCAACCTGATCGAGCCCCACGCCCCCGACCTGGTGGCGGTGTTCGGGGCGGACCACGTCTACCGCATGGACGTGCGGCAAATGGTGCGCTTCCACCTGGAGCGGGAAGCCGACGTGACGGTGGCCGCCCTGCCGGTGCCGATCAAAGAAGCCACTGCCTTCGGCATCATCAATGCGAACAGGAGTGGCCGTATCGTAGGTTTCGTGGAGAAACCGCAAGTGCCACCGCCCATGCCGTCGGACCCGACGCGCGCTTTCGCGTCCATGGGCAACTACCTGTTCAACACCCAGGTGCTGATCGAAGCGCTCCACGAAGCTCACCGGCTGGGCGAGAAGGATTTCGGCAAAGACGTGATCCCGCGCCTGATCGCCACCCACCGGGTGTACGCTTACGATTTCTCCAAGAACAGCGTGCCCGGCGTGCGGCCCTACGAGGAGCCGGCCTACTGGCGCGACGTGGGCACCATCGACGCCTACTACGCCGCCCATCAGGACACCCTCGGGGCGGAACCCCGCTTCAACCTGTTCAATCCCCGCTGGCCTGTGTGTTCGAGCGGATACCAGGGTCCGGTGGCCGCCATCGTGCGCGGCACCTTGGAGAACAGCGATGTGGGCGCGGGTTCCTTGATTAAGGATGCGGTCGTGAAGAACTCGGTGCTGCGTCGAGAGGTTCTGCTGGAAGAGGGAGTGGTCGTGGAAGACTCCATCATCATGGATTACAGCATCGTGCGTGCCGGCGCCAAGCTCAAGCGGGTGATCGTGGACCGCTACAACGTGATCGAAGCCGGTGAGCGCATCGGATACGACCTGGAGGCAGACCGCAAACGGTTCTACGTCACGGACTCAGGCATCGTCGTAATCCCCAAAGGAGCCCACCGTGCTGACGTGCGCCGGTATTATTGACCGCCTGGCTGACCATGGAGGACATGGAAGCTGCGGAGCAGAGATTCCTTCAGCGCGAAGGGCGCAAAGAAACCGAATCATTCCTCCTAGGCGTCCTGGGCGTCCTTCGTGGACTGAGAAGCCCGTTCTCCCTCTGCGTCCCTGAGGGCGATCTTCAACGGCCAACCACGACCCTGACCGGAGATGAGTAAACCCATCACTGCCGTCTGGCCCGGCCGCCCGCACCCGCGCGGCGCCACGTGGGACGGGGAAGGTGTCAATTTCGCGCTCTTCTCCGAGAACGCGGAGAAGGTGGAGCTCGCCATCTTCGACGAGAAGGGCCGGCGCGAGATCCAGCGCATCGAGCTCAAGGAACACACCGACCAGGTCTGGCATTGCTATCTTCCGGAGGCGCGGCCCGGCCTGCTCTACGGCTACCGGGTCTACGGCCCCTACAAGCCTGAAGCGGGCCATCGATTCAACCCTCACAAGCTGCTGCTGGATCCCTACGCGAAAAGCATCGTCGGCAGCGTCAACTGGAGCGACGCCCACTTCGGCTATCGCATCGGCCACGAGCGGGAGGACCTGTCGTTCGACCGGCGGGACAGCGCACCGGGCATGCCCAAGTGCCGGGTGGTCGACACCGCGTTCACCTGGGGCGAGGACCGACGCCCGAACATTCCCTGGCACGAGACCGTCATCTACGAGCTGCACGTCAGAGGCTTCACCCTCCGGCACCCGGAGGTGCCGCCCGGCTTAAGGGGCACCTACGCCGGGCTCGCCACGACGCCCGTGATCGACTACCTCAAGCGACTCGGGGTCACCACCGTGGAGCTGATGCCAGTGCACACTTTCGTGGACGATCGCCATCTGGTGGAGAAGGGCTTGCGCAACTACTGGGGTTACAACTCCATCGGCTACTTCGCCCCCGACAATCGTTATTCCGCCACCGGCCAGGTTTCCGAGTTCAAGACCATGGTAAAAGCGCTGCACTCGGCCGGCATCGAGGTGATCCTGGACGTCGTCTACAACCACACCGCCGAGGGCAACCACTTAGGGCCAACGCTGGCTTTCCGCGGCATCGATAACGCGGCCTACTACCGGCTGGTGCCCGACAACCCCCGCTACTACATGGACTACACCGGCTGCGGCAACACCCTCAACATGCAGCACCCGCGGGTGCTGCAGCTGATCATGGACAGCCTGCGCTACTGGGTCACCGAGATGCACGTGGACGGCTTCCGCTTCGACCTGGCCTCCGCGCTTGCCCGGGAGCTTCACGAAGTGGATCGGTTGGGCGCCTTCTTCGACATCATTCGGCAGGACCCGGTGCTGTCGCAGGTGAAGCTCATCGCCGAGCCGTGGGACTTGGGCGAAGGCGGCTATCAGGTAGGCAACTTCCCGGTTGGCTGGACCGAGTGGAACGACAAGTACCGGGATACCATGCGCGCCTACTGGAAGGGCGACGGGGGCTTGATCGGCGAGTTTGCCCGGCGGCTCACGGGCTCGAGCGACCTGTACGGCAAGAGCGGGCGCCGGCCCCACGCCAGCATCAATTACGTGACCGCCCACGACGGCTTCACCCTGCATGACCTGGTCACGTACAACGAGAAGCACAACGAGGCCAACCTGGAGGGCAACCGGGACGGCCACAACCACAACCTCTCGTGGAACTGCGGCGTCGAAGGCGAGACCGACGACCCGGCGATCAATGCCTTGCGGGCGCGCCAGAAGCGCAACCTGCTCGCCACCCTGCTTCTCTCCCAAGGAGTGCCCATGCTGCTTGCCGGCGACGAGATCTGCCGTACCCAGCGCGGGAACAACAACGCCTATTGTCAGGACAACGAGATTTCCTGGATCGACTGGCATCTCACCGAGCCGAAACAGAAGCTGCTCGCCTTCGTCCAGCGGCTGGTGGCCCTGCGGCGTGAACACCCCGTGTTCCGCCGGCGGCACTTTTTCCAGGGACGGCCCATCCACGGCACCGGGGTCAAGGACATCCTCTGGCTCAACCCCGACGGCC
The window above is part of the Pelomicrobium methylotrophicum genome. Proteins encoded here:
- a CDS encoding glucose-1-phosphate adenylyltransferase, which codes for MAGQKILAMVMAGGEGTRLYPLTAERSKPAVPFGGRYRIVDFVLSNLINSEIHSIYVLVQYKSQSLIEHIHRGWVLSPIIPGQFISIVPPQMREGPEWFLGTADAVYQNLNLIEPHAPDLVAVFGADHVYRMDVRQMVRFHLEREADVTVAALPVPIKEATAFGIINANRSGRIVGFVEKPQVPPPMPSDPTRAFASMGNYLFNTQVLIEALHEAHRLGEKDFGKDVIPRLIATHRVYAYDFSKNSVPGVRPYEEPAYWRDVGTIDAYYAAHQDTLGAEPRFNLFNPRWPVCSSGYQGPVAAIVRGTLENSDVGAGSLIKDAVVKNSVLRREVLLEEGVVVEDSIIMDYSIVRAGAKLKRVIVDRYNVIEAGERIGYDLEADRKRFYVTDSGIVVIPKGAHRADVRRYY
- the glgX gene encoding glycogen debranching protein GlgX codes for the protein MSKPITAVWPGRPHPRGATWDGEGVNFALFSENAEKVELAIFDEKGRREIQRIELKEHTDQVWHCYLPEARPGLLYGYRVYGPYKPEAGHRFNPHKLLLDPYAKSIVGSVNWSDAHFGYRIGHEREDLSFDRRDSAPGMPKCRVVDTAFTWGEDRRPNIPWHETVIYELHVRGFTLRHPEVPPGLRGTYAGLATTPVIDYLKRLGVTTVELMPVHTFVDDRHLVEKGLRNYWGYNSIGYFAPDNRYSATGQVSEFKTMVKALHSAGIEVILDVVYNHTAEGNHLGPTLAFRGIDNAAYYRLVPDNPRYYMDYTGCGNTLNMQHPRVLQLIMDSLRYWVTEMHVDGFRFDLASALARELHEVDRLGAFFDIIRQDPVLSQVKLIAEPWDLGEGGYQVGNFPVGWTEWNDKYRDTMRAYWKGDGGLIGEFARRLTGSSDLYGKSGRRPHASINYVTAHDGFTLHDLVTYNEKHNEANLEGNRDGHNHNLSWNCGVEGETDDPAINALRARQKRNLLATLLLSQGVPMLLAGDEICRTQRGNNNAYCQDNEISWIDWHLTEPKQKLLAFVQRLVALRREHPVFRRRHFFQGRPIHGTGVKDILWLNPDGREMTEEEWNQHHARCLGVYLAGEGLTETDERGRPITDANFLVLFNAHHEEIPFTLPRLAGGSRWLSVLDTAYEEGLAWDGVYMAGTPYPLQGRSLALLQQQTVSP
- the treS gene encoding maltose alpha-D-glucosyltransferase, whose amino-acid sequence is MDQPTRELLAPEAAPKALAWADDPLWYKDAVIYELHVKAFFDSNNDGIGDFKGLTAKLDYVQELGVNTLWLLPFYPSPLKDDGYDISDYHNVHPDYGTRNDFRTFMREAHRRGLKVITELVINHTSDQHPWFQAARRAPPGSPKRNYYVWSDTAKKYAGTRIIFTDTEVSNWAWDDVAKAYYWHRFFSHQPDLNFDNPRVLKAVIRVMRFWMDMGVDGMRLDAIPYLIEREGTNNENLPETHAVIKKIRAEIDAHYKNKMLLAEANQWPEDVREYFGDGDECHMAYHFPLMPRLFMAIAQEDRHPVIEIMRQTPDIPDNCQWAIFLRNHDELTLEMVTDKERDYMYRMYAADPRMRVNVGIRRRLAPLMDNDRRKIELMTCLLMTLRGSPILYYGDEIGMGDNIYLGDRNSVRTPMQWSMDRNGGFSRCDPQRLYLPPIMDPVYGYQAVNVEAQARNPSSLLNWMRRLIQVRNSHRAFGRGTLTFLEPGNRKILAYLREYEGEVILCVANLSRTPQAVELDLSRFAGRVPVELTGNVSFPPIGPLPYLLTLPAYGYYGFVLSHDAPVPEWHEEKLPHRELPVLVLLEGFRTFFQIKGGAKDIKRLIASRTREQLQREVLLPYLSTKRWFAAKGHPVKRIEMVDEGEWTTAEGSWLLAFLEVECEDIPIQTYFLPLAVAWEEKGEDPIHKFGAWTLAKVRQKEKMGILFGAFGDPHFCRALARAMGTNSEVPFARGRLKFTSTRAYPAIASAIDEPVYQPALDQSHTGVFFGDKLYLKGYRRLSEGTSPELEIGRFLTEVSPFPHIAPVLGAVEYVRSDGTPITLALLQQYVENQGNAWAFTVDYLERLTQTLFAGTEPPLTEPRIENPHGYYLTLAQTLGQRVGELHQAFARVTGEPAFDPEPATLEDYRRWIERVHGDVVRTLNALEERRLQLPEAVRPSVEALLGRRLAMIDWLSNLSFEGLSLSKTRYHGDLHLGQVLLKQHDFVIIDFEGEPGRPLAERRAKHSPMRDVAGMLRSFNYATAATLVRQTGQPEEKRQAIEAALGEWERQAVEAFLSGYRHATQGCPSVPSETGYWQRLLELFVLEKALYELRYEMDNRPDWVGIPVRGLLALPLSRDG